From the genome of Pelmatolapia mariae isolate MD_Pm_ZW unplaced genomic scaffold, Pm_UMD_F_2 NODE_ptg000196l+_length_24196_cov_1, whole genome shotgun sequence, one region includes:
- the LOC134622763 gene encoding glucose-6-phosphatase catalytic subunit 1-like → MLNAMMDAVQGFGVSSTHYLQTNYKDAQGLFLWVSWAADLRNTFFIFFPLWFHLRASVGIKLIWVAVIGDWLNLVFKWILFGERPYWWVHETAYYANAVPPHIEQYPMTCETGPGSPSGHAMGAAGVYYTLVTSILAIMTSNKSTNSQWYLKALLWTLFCGVQVCVCLSRVFIAAHFPHQVIAGLITGMIVAEAFNRTQWIYSASMKKYFYTTLFLTSFAVGFYVLLKALGVDLLWTMEKAQKWCIRPEWVHLDTTPFASLLRNMGTLFGLGLGLHSPLYTETKKSSSPLVKAGCIISSLLLLHLFDSFKPPTHTAALFYLLSFCKSATVPLVTVSIIPYCVNRSLSQHNKKAV, encoded by the exons ATGCTTAATGCCATGATGGACGCCGTGCAGGGTTTCGGGGTGAGCAGCACCCACTACCTGCAGACCAACTACAAAGATGCCCAGGGCTTGTTTCTCTGGGTCTCCTGGGCGGCTGATCTGAGGAACACCTTTTTCATCTTCTTccccctttggtttcacctgcggGCTTCAGTGGGCATCAAGCTGATCTGGGTGGCTGTGATCGGAGACTGGCTTAATTTAGTGTTCAAATG GATTCTGTTTGGAGAGAGGCCGTACTGGTGGGTCCACGAGACAGCCTACTATGCAAACGCCGTGCCCCCTCACATCGAGCAGTACCCAATGACCTGTGAGACTGGACCAG GCAGCCCCTCTGGCCATGCTATGGGAGCTGCAGGAGTCTACTACACCCTGGTGACCTCGATCCTCGCCATCATGACCAGCAACAAATCCACAAACAGTCAGTG GTATCTGAAGGCTCTTCTGTGGACACTTTTTTGTGGGGTCCAGGTGTGTGTCTGCCTCTCTAGGGTCTTTATTGCTGCCCACTTCCCCCACCAGGTCATCGCTGGTCTTATCACAG GTATGATTGTGGCTGAGGCCTTTAACAGAACTCAGTGGATCTACAGCGCCAGCATGAAGAAGTATTTCTACACGACTCTGTTCCTCACCTCCTTCGCTGTTGGCTTCTATGTGCTGCTCAAAGCTCTGGGTGTGGACCTGCTGTGGACCATGGAGAAAGCCCAGAAGTGGTGCATCAGACCAGAGTGGGTCCACCTGGACACCACGCCTTTTGCCAGCCTCCTCCGCAACATGGGCACGCTGTTTGGCCTGGGTCTGGGCCTGCACTCCCCCCTCTACACCGAAACCAAAAAGAGCAGCAGCCCGTTGGTCAAAGCAGGATGCATCATCAGCTCTCTGCTCCTGCTGCACCTGTTTGACTCCTTCAAGCCTCCCACACATACCGCTGCCCTCTTCTACCTGCTGTCATTCTGCAAGAGTGCCACTGTGCCACTGGTCACTGTCAGTATCATCCCATACTGCGTGAACCGATCTCTGAGCCAGCACAACAAAAAGGCAGTGTGA